The following proteins are encoded in a genomic region of Mahella australiensis 50-1 BON:
- a CDS encoding sensor histidine kinase, which produces MRRLFLNLKIKERLFLILFLTSIIISGTSLSAFQFSLSSYDNILQQEIKDVLTLSSNIAEAKVKEIDEISFKIVTDKTVQDSLKIVKSTSSPSYKRYAAIDQLEDIILPWSQYRNYIASISIIDSANKQYSWGRTSKAIRDADEIISLRNNAYDNKGKAAWVEPAGDNNFITVVRNIRCMQNLTFESLGTLVLRIYPAKLFEENQLLHSKYFANMYVLSSDNITIYQSNKQPYTPNRFAKLNADSSYYIEDTGNGKLIISHITSPYTGWKFIIAIPYNIIYGKIIATRDIMLAVCLCAFGAAIFLGMMLYKGITVPVSQLTEQMKALEQGNFEITGEMNITAGQNRLDEIGKLQQDFYLMVKRINDLIKENYLKHITMQEAELKALQAQINPHFLYNTLESINWMAKINKQEPIAIMAKSLGNLLRNSIDTHNLLVPLKEELAILKDYLTIQSYRYEERLSVSIDIPDQYLNAMIPKLSLQPLIENSIQHGLEKLEGACQITVSATESKDRLCITVSDNGPGISEQRLEKLNNNEINPSGNSIGIKNIDERLKIVFGSEYGLKIESTIGYGTQVHMLVPYKGDEEVVQSIAGR; this is translated from the coding sequence ATGAGGAGATTATTTTTAAACCTAAAAATAAAAGAAAGATTGTTTTTGATATTATTCCTCACATCCATAATTATAAGCGGTACCAGTTTATCTGCCTTTCAGTTTTCACTTTCCAGTTATGATAATATATTACAGCAAGAGATAAAAGATGTATTGACCTTATCCTCCAATATAGCCGAAGCAAAGGTAAAGGAAATTGATGAGATTTCTTTTAAAATAGTCACGGATAAAACGGTACAGGACTCCCTTAAAATCGTGAAATCCACAAGTTCACCATCATATAAGCGTTATGCAGCAATCGATCAATTGGAGGATATCATCTTACCATGGTCTCAATACAGAAACTACATTGCATCCATAAGCATTATAGATAGCGCAAATAAGCAATATTCATGGGGCAGAACAAGCAAAGCGATCAGAGATGCTGATGAAATCATTTCTCTGCGAAACAACGCTTACGATAACAAGGGTAAGGCCGCATGGGTTGAACCAGCAGGGGACAATAACTTTATAACAGTCGTAAGGAACATACGTTGTATGCAAAATCTTACATTCGAAAGTCTCGGTACTTTAGTGCTTAGAATCTATCCGGCAAAGTTATTTGAAGAAAACCAACTGCTGCATAGCAAATATTTTGCGAATATGTATGTGTTATCAAGCGATAATATAACTATTTATCAATCTAATAAACAACCTTATACCCCAAATAGGTTTGCCAAACTAAATGCCGATAGTAGTTACTATATTGAAGATACAGGAAATGGAAAATTAATAATAAGTCATATAACATCGCCTTATACCGGATGGAAATTCATTATTGCCATACCTTACAATATCATCTATGGCAAAATCATTGCCACAAGAGATATAATGCTCGCAGTATGCTTATGTGCGTTCGGCGCCGCCATATTTTTAGGGATGATGCTGTATAAAGGCATAACAGTCCCTGTGAGCCAATTAACCGAGCAAATGAAAGCATTGGAACAAGGTAATTTTGAGATAACCGGTGAGATGAATATAACAGCCGGCCAAAACCGGTTAGATGAGATAGGCAAACTCCAGCAAGATTTTTACCTAATGGTTAAAAGAATAAATGATCTTATAAAGGAAAATTACTTAAAGCATATAACCATGCAAGAAGCAGAGCTTAAAGCTTTGCAAGCCCAGATCAATCCCCATTTTCTTTACAATACACTAGAGTCTATCAATTGGATGGCAAAAATAAACAAACAAGAACCTATAGCTATTATGGCAAAATCGTTGGGTAATTTATTGAGAAATTCCATCGACACACATAACCTATTGGTGCCTTTAAAAGAGGAATTAGCTATTTTAAAAGATTATTTAACTATACAAAGTTACCGATATGAAGAACGCCTTAGCGTTTCTATAGATATACCAGATCAATACCTCAATGCAATGATACCCAAACTTTCTCTGCAGCCCTTAATTGAAAATTCCATACAGCATGGTTTGGAGAAACTGGAGGGTGCATGCCAAATAACCGTGTCGGCAACAGAATCAAAAGATCGTTTATGCATTACAGTAAGCGATAATGGCCCCGGTATATCCGAACAGCGCCTTGAAAAGCTGAATAATAACGAGATCAATCCAAGTGGAAACAGCATAGGTATCAAAAATATAGACGAACGGCTTAAGATAGTTTTTGGTTCTGAATATGGTTTAAAAATAGAAAGTACCATCGGATACGGAACGCAAGTTCATATGTTAGTTCCATATAAGGGAGATGAAGAGGTTGTACAAAGCATTGCTGGTCGATGA
- a CDS encoding carbohydrate ABC transporter permease: MKSIKIRRISGTILYHGFIWIFGFFMIYPILWLVASSFKDEVEIFQKSYSLIPSSLQFDNYVQGWKGFGGITFGTFFKNSFVIVILSTIGQVASSALVAYGFARIKFVGQKVLFGCMIVTMLLPSQVLMIPQYILFSKLGWVNSFKPLVVPSYFGYPFFIFLMMQFMEGIPRELDEAARIDGCNQWGIFFRILLPLIRPAMITSAIFSFYWKWQDFFGPLLYIKKPNLYPVSLALKLFSDPAAVTDWGAMFAMSTLSLVPVFIIFVMCQKYIVEGISTTGLKG, translated from the coding sequence ATGAAATCAATAAAAATACGAAGGATCTCAGGCACAATACTTTACCATGGATTTATATGGATATTCGGCTTCTTTATGATATACCCTATACTTTGGTTAGTAGCAAGCTCCTTTAAGGACGAAGTCGAAATATTTCAAAAATCCTATTCCCTTATACCAAGTTCCTTACAATTCGATAATTACGTTCAAGGATGGAAAGGATTCGGAGGTATAACGTTCGGCACATTCTTCAAAAACTCTTTTGTAATAGTGATATTATCAACCATAGGTCAGGTGGCATCTTCAGCTTTAGTTGCTTACGGCTTCGCTCGGATTAAATTCGTTGGGCAAAAGGTTTTATTCGGATGCATGATAGTAACAATGCTGCTGCCATCTCAAGTCTTGATGATCCCTCAGTATATATTGTTCAGTAAGTTAGGCTGGGTTAACTCATTCAAGCCTTTGGTCGTGCCATCGTATTTCGGCTATCCGTTTTTTATATTCTTGATGATGCAATTTATGGAGGGCATACCAAGAGAACTGGATGAGGCTGCAAGGATCGACGGATGTAATCAATGGGGCATATTCTTCCGTATATTACTGCCTTTAATAAGACCGGCAATGATTACATCTGCTATATTCTCTTTTTATTGGAAATGGCAGGACTTTTTTGGACCATTGTTGTATATAAAGAAGCCCAATCTTTATCCCGTGTCGCTGGCACTTAAGCTGTTCTCCGATCCTGCCGCCGTCACGGATTGGGGTGCTATGTTTGCCATGTCCACCTTATCGCTGGTCCCGGTGTTCATAATTTTTGTCATGTGCCAAAAATATATAGTAGAAGGCATAAGCACTACCGGTTTGAAAGGATGA
- a CDS encoding carbohydrate ABC transporter permease: MVNIQTVKNKRKSINKSDYNNLAGYAFISPWLIGFIIFTVFPMLMALYFSFTKYDVLSTPKWIGLENYKTMFTSDDRFRLALGVTFKYVFTAIPLRLIFALFVAMLFVKNRKLVPLYRTVYYLPSIIGGSVAVAVMWRQLFGVNGALNGVLSSLGLLDKQISWIGNPNTALWTLVLLAVWQFGSPMLIFLAGLKQIPSSYYESASIDGANGIQQFTKITLPMLTPIIFFNLVMQIISGFMAFTESYIITQGGPFDRTLFYALYLFQQGFQFYNMGYACALAWVLLLIMGAFTAIIFKSSNYWVYSESKGE, encoded by the coding sequence ATGGTGAACATTCAAACCGTAAAAAATAAAAGAAAGAGCATAAATAAAAGCGATTATAATAATTTGGCCGGTTATGCCTTCATATCACCCTGGCTTATCGGTTTTATTATATTTACGGTATTTCCGATGTTAATGGCTTTATATTTTTCTTTTACAAAATATGATGTATTATCCACGCCCAAATGGATAGGCTTGGAAAATTATAAAACTATGTTTACTTCAGACGACAGATTCAGACTAGCCCTTGGTGTCACATTCAAATATGTATTCACGGCAATACCTTTAAGGCTTATATTCGCTTTATTCGTCGCAATGCTATTCGTAAAAAACCGCAAATTAGTCCCGTTATACAGGACCGTATACTACCTTCCCTCCATCATAGGAGGCAGCGTAGCCGTAGCCGTCATGTGGCGCCAGTTGTTCGGTGTCAATGGTGCTTTAAATGGTGTATTATCCAGCCTGGGTTTATTGGATAAGCAAATAAGCTGGATAGGTAATCCCAATACCGCTCTATGGACACTGGTTCTACTTGCAGTATGGCAATTCGGATCACCTATGCTCATATTCCTCGCAGGATTGAAACAAATACCATCGAGCTACTATGAATCTGCATCCATCGATGGCGCTAATGGCATACAACAATTTACAAAGATCACCTTGCCCATGTTGACTCCTATAATATTTTTTAATCTGGTAATGCAAATTATAAGCGGCTTTATGGCTTTTACAGAAAGTTACATTATAACCCAGGGTGGGCCGTTTGACAGAACGTTATTCTATGCGCTTTATTTGTTCCAACAAGGCTTCCAGTTCTACAATATGGGCTACGCATGCGCTCTGGCATGGGTGCTATTGTTGATTATGGGTGCTTTTACAGCTATTATATTTAAATCGTCCAATTACTGGGTATATTCCGAGTCGAAAGGAGAATAA
- a CDS encoding ABC transporter substrate-binding protein, translated as MKKWSVLLMAIALMISFALFACSNADDMSSKGNDSAGTGTTDTPQSGNNEKVTMRITWWGSQTRHDQTLKVLEMFQQKYPNITFEPEFTAWDGYWEKIAAEAAAGSLPDIWQQDYQYISQYANKNLLLDLQPYVDKGKLNLSDVDQNSIAGGIINDKLYGINLGNNSLCMIYDPEIFKQAGVAEPTPDLTWEDYVNTVKTIYEKTGLYGDENIPGNYFHGLNHYIRQHGPEYELYSEDGTKLGYDNDKWFEEFFNIELDLIKAGAIPLPEVRNEIKTPEDSLLVSKKSAMIGAINSNQIVAVATAAGRPLRMTLLPKAKDQVREGQYIKPSMFFSVTQYTKYPDQAVEFVNYFINDIEANKVMMAERGVPISAKVREALKPSLPDAQKQMFDYVDLVIENSSPIGPPQPAGHAEIDKLLKTLEEQICYEQITPAAAAAKFREEATKILSQNAQ; from the coding sequence ATGAAGAAATGGTCGGTTCTGTTGATGGCAATAGCCCTGATGATATCGTTTGCATTGTTTGCTTGCAGTAATGCTGATGATATGTCATCTAAAGGCAACGATTCTGCAGGTACAGGAACAACTGACACACCTCAAAGTGGCAATAATGAAAAGGTCACTATGCGTATTACCTGGTGGGGCTCTCAGACACGACATGACCAAACATTAAAGGTCCTAGAAATGTTTCAGCAAAAATATCCGAATATAACCTTTGAGCCCGAATTTACAGCCTGGGACGGTTATTGGGAAAAGATCGCGGCCGAAGCTGCGGCAGGCAGCTTACCCGATATTTGGCAGCAGGATTATCAATATATATCACAATACGCAAATAAGAATTTATTGTTAGACCTACAGCCGTATGTGGATAAAGGCAAACTCAACCTTTCTGATGTCGATCAAAACAGTATAGCCGGCGGAATAATAAACGACAAATTGTACGGCATTAATCTGGGCAACAATTCACTATGCATGATCTATGACCCCGAAATATTTAAACAGGCTGGAGTAGCTGAACCAACTCCGGACCTAACATGGGAGGATTATGTAAATACCGTTAAAACCATTTATGAAAAGACCGGGCTTTATGGCGATGAAAATATCCCAGGCAATTATTTTCATGGATTAAACCATTATATACGCCAGCACGGCCCTGAGTATGAGCTCTATTCAGAAGACGGTACAAAGCTGGGCTATGACAACGATAAATGGTTTGAAGAATTTTTCAACATAGAGCTGGATTTAATCAAAGCGGGGGCTATACCTTTACCTGAAGTAAGAAACGAGATAAAAACACCGGAAGACAGTTTATTAGTCTCCAAAAAATCCGCTATGATAGGTGCTATAAACAGCAATCAGATAGTAGCAGTTGCCACTGCTGCCGGACGCCCCTTAAGAATGACCTTATTGCCTAAAGCAAAGGATCAGGTAAGAGAAGGGCAGTATATAAAGCCGTCTATGTTCTTCTCGGTTACCCAATATACAAAGTATCCTGATCAAGCAGTGGAATTCGTAAATTACTTTATAAACGATATAGAAGCCAATAAAGTAATGATGGCAGAACGCGGCGTTCCTATTTCTGCCAAAGTAAGGGAGGCGTTAAAACCCTCTTTGCCGGACGCGCAAAAGCAGATGTTCGATTATGTTGATCTTGTAATCGAAAATTCTTCGCCTATAGGCCCGCCACAACCAGCAGGCCATGCGGAGATAGACAAACTATTAAAAACCTTAGAAGAACAGATATGTTATGAACAAATAACACCGGCAGCGGCTGCTGCAAAGTTCAGAGAAGAGGCAACCAAGATTCTGTCTCAAAACGCTCAATAA
- a CDS encoding ISNCY family transposase, which yields MTESEMQKLVVINKVIDGTLTASEAAQVLDLSVRQIFRLKKGVKEQGASFVIHKNRGRKPANALSDELVNHILTLRKEKYFDTNFSHFRDLLEDDKGIILSNSSVYRILDNAGIQSPRKHRRPRKIHARRERMPQAGMLVQIDCTSFEWIPSVGNMALHGAIDDATGQVLALYFTENECMNGYFELMRTIIGQYGIPISLYADKHTIFASPNKGKISIEEQLEGKVVNETQFQMAMSTLGISIINARSPQAKGRVERLWNTLQDRLRAELRIYGIDSMEKANEFLPKFLERYNKRFAIEPQDPEPAFRELPPDIDLDNILCVKLSRKVDNGGVFSLHSQYYQVVCDDGKTVAPIVPRAKITVLTSPRIGIRVQYGNNIYAVKKLDEPPKKAQKANKASSSSTAKPYKPSPTHPWKQGWQKAPSYWYEESDREILEALYNSSRAWH from the coding sequence ATGACAGAGAGCGAAATGCAAAAACTTGTTGTTATTAATAAAGTCATCGATGGGACGTTAACCGCAAGTGAAGCTGCGCAGGTTTTAGACCTCAGTGTTCGTCAAATATTTAGACTTAAGAAGGGGGTTAAAGAACAAGGTGCGTCTTTCGTTATTCATAAGAACAGAGGCCGTAAACCTGCTAATGCTTTAAGCGATGAGCTAGTAAACCATATCCTCACTTTGAGGAAGGAAAAGTATTTTGATACGAATTTCTCTCATTTTAGAGATTTGCTTGAGGATGATAAGGGTATTATTCTTAGTAATTCCTCGGTTTATAGAATCCTTGATAATGCCGGTATTCAAAGCCCTAGAAAGCATAGACGCCCTCGTAAGATTCATGCTAGAAGGGAACGTATGCCTCAGGCTGGCATGTTGGTGCAAATCGATTGCACCTCTTTTGAATGGATTCCTTCTGTAGGTAATATGGCTCTCCACGGTGCCATAGACGATGCCACCGGTCAGGTCCTCGCGCTCTATTTTACTGAAAACGAGTGCATGAATGGCTATTTTGAGCTCATGCGTACCATCATTGGCCAATATGGTATCCCTATATCTCTATATGCCGATAAGCATACTATATTTGCTTCTCCTAATAAGGGTAAAATCTCTATCGAGGAGCAGCTTGAGGGTAAAGTGGTAAATGAAACCCAGTTCCAAATGGCTATGAGTACATTGGGTATATCTATCATTAATGCCAGGTCCCCTCAGGCTAAGGGCCGCGTAGAGAGGCTATGGAATACTTTGCAGGATAGGCTCAGGGCAGAATTGAGGATTTATGGCATTGATTCTATGGAAAAGGCCAATGAGTTTTTGCCTAAGTTCCTGGAGAGATATAATAAAAGGTTCGCCATAGAGCCTCAAGATCCCGAGCCTGCTTTTAGAGAATTACCGCCGGATATCGACTTAGATAATATACTTTGTGTTAAGTTATCTAGAAAAGTTGATAATGGCGGCGTATTTTCTCTACACAGCCAATATTATCAAGTTGTATGTGATGATGGCAAAACCGTTGCACCTATCGTTCCTAGAGCTAAGATAACGGTTCTTACCAGCCCTAGGATAGGTATACGGGTGCAGTATGGCAATAATATATATGCTGTGAAAAAGCTCGATGAACCGCCTAAGAAAGCTCAGAAAGCTAATAAGGCAAGTTCATCGAGCACAGCTAAGCCTTATAAGCCTTCTCCCACTCATCCTTGGAAACAAGGTTGGCAGAAGGCGCCATCATATTGGTATGAGGAATCAGACAGAGAGATTTTAGAGGCTCTGTATAATTCCTCACGCGCCTGGCACTAG
- a CDS encoding AraC family transcriptional regulator, which produces MCKRGTNKSIFKTILLSYILILLIPLIMGMIGYSQAVRVAKEDAEQYNMAALGQAMNIIDTQLDLIEKLMTDISLNSRIQNFIYKNAPLDDKKRYEMLNVIDEIARYKNTNPFIDELYIYFKGSDIVLKDSGIYEPHFFYEQAGLDCTDMSYDKWIEHLSHYNYKSYTSLGYGDEKSSNGRMILAFHSLPLNAQFESEVKASIGMIIDEQKLKKLLVNVDVLDNGTTLILDNNNSIIAKMGDANIQYKDIDKVSAKMIFERGYFYQNILGIDSMIAYTVSEHSGWKYITIIPKQAFMERAQYIRNLTVAIFVLSLITGFSMAYFMTCREYNPLKRILNKLSDKMGILPKQIGNEYEFIGKALDEAIYASERIEQELAKQKPVLRSTFLSKLIRGGIMKDDIGMKETIEFLNINLPYKFYSVTLAYIDDYYPYNMQRLSEDQRIKYNIAILDLINDFVANNGLDVIVNMVEGEDDEYIFLFNIAEDNINDSIVQLIQDIQMIMERDYGVIMTFCVGGTYQDFTGIKESFIEAKEMAGYKGLGRKVITYGDLSENEHRGYYYPTDEELRLMNYMKAGDINKVERAVNDIFSRNSECGKISIEIMKCLFFDMVATAMKVANEMHIDCEDIVCKNFTQGTICHARDEILSIYGNICSLINQYRESPNQKLCKDILAYINDNYTNRDICLTDIAQNFNMTVAYISHLFKKQMGIGIADYINRFRIEKAKELLIDPRLKLNDIAEILGYANDAAFIRVFKKYEGVTPGHYREMLSIKKPIEL; this is translated from the coding sequence ATGTGTAAAAGGGGAACGAATAAGAGTATTTTTAAGACTATTTTACTTTCGTACATACTTATACTGCTTATACCGTTGATCATGGGAATGATAGGCTATTCCCAAGCAGTCAGAGTGGCGAAGGAGGATGCTGAACAATATAATATGGCTGCATTGGGGCAGGCAATGAATATCATAGATACTCAATTGGATTTGATCGAAAAACTCATGACCGATATATCTCTTAATAGCAGGATACAGAATTTTATTTACAAGAATGCTCCATTAGATGACAAAAAACGCTATGAAATGCTTAATGTTATAGACGAGATTGCTCGTTATAAAAATACCAATCCTTTTATAGATGAGTTGTATATCTATTTTAAAGGCAGCGATATAGTGTTGAAAGATAGTGGCATATATGAGCCGCATTTCTTTTATGAACAAGCTGGTCTTGATTGTACAGATATGAGTTACGATAAATGGATAGAGCACCTTTCTCATTATAATTATAAATCGTATACGTCCCTTGGCTATGGCGATGAAAAGAGCAGCAACGGAAGAATGATATTGGCTTTCCACTCGCTCCCGTTAAATGCCCAATTCGAATCGGAAGTAAAGGCTTCTATAGGTATGATTATAGATGAGCAAAAACTGAAAAAATTATTGGTAAATGTTGATGTCTTGGATAACGGTACTACCTTGATCTTGGACAACAATAACAGCATAATAGCTAAAATGGGAGATGCAAACATTCAATATAAGGATATCGATAAGGTTTCTGCTAAAATGATTTTTGAGAGGGGTTATTTTTATCAAAACATTTTAGGTATAGACAGCATGATCGCTTATACGGTATCAGAGCACAGCGGATGGAAATATATCACCATAATTCCGAAACAAGCCTTCATGGAGCGAGCGCAGTATATAAGGAATCTAACCGTGGCTATATTTGTATTATCGCTTATAACGGGATTTTCTATGGCGTACTTTATGACATGTAGAGAATATAATCCACTAAAACGTATTTTGAATAAGTTGTCAGACAAGATGGGCATATTGCCCAAACAAATAGGAAACGAATACGAATTCATAGGCAAAGCGCTGGATGAAGCCATATATGCCAGTGAACGGATTGAACAAGAGCTTGCCAAACAAAAGCCCGTATTGCGCAGCACTTTTTTGTCCAAGCTGATACGTGGCGGCATAATGAAAGATGACATCGGTATGAAGGAGACTATAGAGTTTTTGAACATAAATTTGCCTTATAAGTTTTATTCAGTAACATTGGCTTATATAGATGATTACTATCCATATAATATGCAAAGGTTATCTGAAGATCAGCGTATAAAATACAATATTGCAATACTCGATTTGATAAATGATTTTGTAGCGAATAATGGCCTGGATGTTATTGTAAATATGGTTGAAGGAGAAGATGACGAGTACATATTTCTGTTCAATATAGCTGAAGATAATATCAATGATAGTATAGTGCAACTTATTCAAGACATCCAGATGATTATGGAACGCGATTACGGCGTAATTATGACTTTCTGTGTAGGCGGAACTTACCAAGATTTTACTGGTATAAAAGAGAGTTTTATTGAAGCAAAGGAAATGGCAGGATATAAAGGCTTGGGTCGGAAGGTTATAACTTATGGCGATTTATCGGAAAATGAGCATAGGGGTTATTATTATCCTACAGATGAAGAACTAAGGTTGATGAATTATATGAAAGCAGGCGATATAAATAAAGTTGAGCGTGCAGTAAATGATATATTCAGCCGGAATTCAGAGTGCGGTAAAATATCTATCGAAATTATGAAGTGCTTGTTTTTCGATATGGTAGCTACAGCCATGAAGGTTGCCAATGAAATGCATATAGACTGTGAAGATATAGTTTGTAAGAACTTTACTCAAGGAACCATTTGCCATGCAAGGGACGAAATATTATCTATATATGGTAATATTTGTTCACTTATAAATCAATATAGGGAAAGCCCCAATCAGAAATTGTGCAAAGATATACTGGCATATATCAACGATAATTATACAAACCGCGATATATGCCTTACAGATATAGCACAAAATTTTAATATGACAGTTGCCTATATATCGCATCTTTTTAAAAAGCAAATGGGCATAGGTATTGCAGACTATATAAATCGATTCCGAATAGAGAAGGCAAAAGAGTTATTAATCGATCCGCGCTTAAAGCTGAATGATATAGCTGAAATATTGGGATATGCTAATGATGCAGCTTTTATACGTGTATTCAAAAAATATGAAGGTGTGACACCAGGACATTACAGAGAGATGTTATCGATAAAAAAGCCCATCGAGTTATAA
- a CDS encoding extracellular solute-binding protein — MKVAKRWLVMSLILVLAVSLLTACGQSEQVPTDVAGESSAGDKETAQSTSSSEQEALTLPIVSEPITLKYFWTLDAKAAASMTSYDEVACFKKMEELTGINIEWIHPPTGQEKEQFNLMIASQELPDLVHWDWSTVAGGASKLISDGSIVKLNDLISKYAPNFTKLMEEHPDWRKEAILDDGSYYYFPFIREDELLRLSSGFQMRGDWLEKLKLEAPKNIDEWHSVLTAFKREDPNGNGQADELPFVAIGQSRVQYFEYAYGIMHNFYRDPNTRKIKYGPMEPSYKDYLTTMRQWYKEGLIDPDYAATDTKNFDAKVTGNKGGSYYGMLSGNMGRFMDLMKSKDSSFKLVGVPWPVGPDGKSYGPMAINAVQPVGTAISAQSKYQKEAVKWLDYCYSEDGKMLFNFGIENESYKMVEGEPVYTDAVLHNPDGLAVSDALIRYAMAVSNGPFVQDKRYYPQILVYPEQKTTLDIWINSCDPSLQMPPITLTEDESQRFASIMNEINTYVQEMFDKFVMGQEPLDNFDNYINTLKGMGIEEVINIEQTALDRFNARK; from the coding sequence ATGAAGGTTGCAAAAAGATGGTTGGTAATGAGCCTTATATTGGTATTGGCTGTCAGCCTATTAACGGCTTGTGGTCAATCGGAGCAAGTACCTACGGATGTTGCTGGAGAGAGTAGTGCCGGCGATAAGGAAACGGCACAAAGCACATCATCTTCGGAGCAGGAAGCCCTAACACTTCCTATAGTATCTGAACCTATAACGCTAAAATATTTTTGGACACTGGACGCCAAAGCGGCAGCAAGTATGACGAGCTATGATGAGGTAGCCTGTTTCAAAAAGATGGAGGAATTAACCGGTATAAATATAGAATGGATTCATCCCCCGACAGGGCAAGAGAAAGAACAATTTAATCTTATGATAGCATCTCAGGAACTTCCGGACTTGGTACACTGGGATTGGAGCACAGTTGCCGGCGGAGCTTCAAAATTGATCAGTGACGGCTCTATAGTGAAATTGAATGACCTCATAAGCAAATACGCTCCGAACTTCACCAAGCTTATGGAAGAACATCCCGATTGGAGGAAAGAAGCTATATTGGACGACGGTTCATATTATTATTTTCCGTTTATACGTGAAGATGAGTTATTAAGATTAAGTTCAGGGTTTCAAATGCGCGGTGATTGGTTGGAAAAGCTAAAATTAGAAGCTCCTAAAAACATTGACGAATGGCACAGCGTTCTAACCGCTTTTAAGCGAGAAGATCCGAATGGTAACGGACAAGCCGATGAATTGCCATTTGTAGCTATAGGCCAATCGCGTGTCCAGTATTTTGAATATGCTTATGGTATAATGCACAATTTTTATCGGGACCCGAACACCAGAAAGATTAAATATGGGCCCATGGAGCCGTCTTATAAAGACTATTTGACTACTATGCGCCAATGGTATAAAGAGGGCCTCATAGATCCGGACTATGCCGCTACGGATACCAAGAACTTCGATGCCAAGGTTACTGGAAATAAAGGCGGTTCTTACTATGGTATGTTAAGCGGTAATATGGGCAGATTTATGGATCTTATGAAATCTAAGGATTCCTCATTTAAATTGGTGGGTGTACCGTGGCCTGTCGGTCCTGACGGTAAAAGCTATGGTCCTATGGCCATAAACGCCGTTCAACCCGTCGGTACGGCTATAAGTGCACAAAGCAAGTATCAAAAAGAGGCCGTGAAATGGCTGGACTATTGCTACAGTGAAGATGGCAAAATGCTTTTCAATTTTGGTATAGAAAATGAGAGCTATAAAATGGTGGAAGGCGAGCCGGTTTATACCGATGCGGTATTGCATAATCCTGACGGCCTTGCTGTTTCGGATGCGTTGATCAGATACGCCATGGCTGTATCCAATGGTCCGTTTGTTCAAGATAAACGTTACTATCCGCAGATTTTAGTTTATCCTGAACAAAAAACAACACTGGACATTTGGATTAATAGCTGCGATCCGTCTTTACAAATGCCTCCCATCACACTTACAGAGGATGAAAGCCAGCGTTTTGCTTCCATCATGAATGAAATAAACACCTATGTACAGGAAATGTTTGATAAGTTTGTGATGGGGCAGGAGCCGTTGGACAACTTCGATAATTATATAAACACGTTAAAAGGCATGGGAATTGAAGAAGTTATAAATATTGAGCAGACCGCTCTGGATAGATTCAATGCCAGAAAATAA